Genomic DNA from Paenibacillus sp. MBLB1832:
GGATCTGAAGAAGAACGTGCCGACTGCTGAATTCAAGCCTTATCCGCTTCCTGTTGGCCCGGATGGCAAAACCTCTTACGGTACCAATAACGCTACCAATGGCCGTGTTATCATGGTCAGCAAGGTGTCTAAGCATCCCGAAGCCGTCCCTGTGTACTTGAACTGGTTCTATGAGAATTACCTGAACCCGAAGAAGGGCTCCAAGTACGAGTATGGCTTGGCGGAAAACTATGACTGGGCTGTTGTGGACGGTAAGCCGACAAACGACAAGGCCAAGGTTCCGAACTATCTGGACGTTGTGCGCTATTCCATTCCGAAGGATTTTAACCTGCCAGATTCTTGGATCAAGATCATGACCAAATTCACGTCCGGTGGCAAGCCGGAAACTCCGCTTGAAGTGAAATTTATGGGTGGTCTAGATGATCCTAGCATCGCTGCTGCGAAAATCATTCTTGACGCCAAAGCGAAGGGTTATCCGCAGACTGACTTGGCAGCCGGAGTTCCTGCAACATCGACCCGTCAATCCAAGGGTAGTATGCTTGACAAAATGAAGACCGAAACATGGATCAATATTATATACGGTAAACAGCCCGTAGACTCCTATGACAAGTTCATCAGTGATTACAAGGCGGCTGGTTACGAACAATATGCGAAGGAAGTTAATGAATGGTACCAAGCCAATATTGCCAATAAATAAAATAGAACGAATAAAGAGCTATCCTCCAAGCTAACGTGCCGCTCGGGGGATAGCTCTTTGCGCTGTTGGGTGCCTTATACACAATCACTATTGACGGTCCCGGTATTCCTGGGGAGTGACACCGAAGTATTTTTTGAACACCTTGATGAAATAAGGGGTATTCTGATAACCGAGCTTCTCACTGATCTGATAGATCTTCATAGGCGTTTGTTGAAGCATGACTACGGCTCGGTCCATACGGAGACGGTACAGGTAGTCACTGATGTTCTCACCGGTTTCCAGCTTAAAGATTTTAGAGAGATAACCGGGATTAAGGAAAACTTGGTCGGCTATGGCTTGAAGGGAAACGTCCTCAGATAAATGCTGCTCCACATATAGCTGGATTTGGGCAACCAGGCTGCTGCGCGCCGATCGGGTTTCCTGTTCCATATCCTGCCGCAACCGTTGGAGCTGTTCGACTGAAGCTTGCCGCAACTGCTTAATCGATCGGATTTTGTCCTGCTCCAGTAGAGGGTTAAAGGTATCTCCTGACAGTTCATGGAGCCGCTTGCCGTTTTTATGGGCCAAATTCAAGTAAGTGGAGAGCAACGTGGAACCCACCTCAAGCCAATGCTCCTGGGAGTGCTGCCAATGGGCTTCAAGTTCGGTGAAGATATCGTCAAGCCGTTCCATAGCGGCATCCCATCGTCCTGCTTCCAGCAAGTTCAACAGTGTAGGGGGCTCATACAATGATTGCATACCCTTGGTTTCCTGTTCAGGTTTCGGGTACTCCGGATGGGTTGCTATCAGGAGGCCGCCAACACTGCTTACGTTCCTTCTCATCTCAAGCAGCACCTTCTGATAACACTCAGGCAAATGGTGGGGGAAGAGACCCCAAGAGCTCAAGGCGATGGATACATCTCCATGCAGATACTTCTTGACGTTCTCCTGAAGGGTACCCGCCATGAGCTCCAGATTGGGCTTGGAGCCGGTACCTGTATGGTCCGCAGGCTTATTGGAGGAATGCCCTTTGACAAGTAGAACAAGATAATCGTGGGATTCCTTTCCGAGCCATAACTGGCAAGTATCCCGCATAATTTCTTCTGCAATATTTCCTATGGCATATTCCATCAAGGAAAGAGATTGTCTGTCATAGGTATGAAAGGGCTCCTCTAATCGAATCAGCATGACGCAAACTTCGCCTCCCGAATGGAAGGGAAGCCCTAAGTCCTTCAGCTTCTCTTGGAGAGCATTCCCGCTGAATTTGCGGCCATGTAGAAGGTCTTCCAGCAAGGCGGCTCTAATGGCGGGCGTGTGTTCCTGCAAGGAGGCCAGTGCTCGGCGATGCGATGCGATTTCTTCCCATTCCTGACTAAGTTCTTGCGAGAGCCTGATCAGCGTCTCGAGCAGCTCTTCGTCCCGGACCGGCTTGATCATATAGTGATCTGCTCCCAGCTGGATGGCGGATTGGGCATATTCAAATTCCGCGTGGCCGGATAACAATATAATTTTGGCACGGGGCTTTAGGAAACGGATGTGCCGGATCAAGTCCAGTCCGTCCATACCGGGCATCCGAATGTCCGTCAGCACGATATCCACGGATTCCTTGGATGCGATGGCAAGAGCTTCATATCCAGAATAGGCCTTGTGGACAGTTCCGATTCCCGCCTCCTCCCAAGGAATACGGTAGGCAAGCCCGTCCACGACGGTATGTTCATCGTCAACTATCATAATATGATGCATGATTTTACACTCCTTCTATGCCGGCCATTGCAGCACGAAACGCATGCCGCCTTTATGCCGTGCCTCTATTCGTAAGCCGGCCTGGTCACCGTATTGAATCCGCAAACGCTGATGGACATTCCAAAGTCCACATCCCATATCGCCTTCTAGCTCATTTTGCAGTCGTTCCGACAAACGAGATATGGCCCCGATCGACATACCCACCCCGTTATCTTCCACAGCAATTTGCCAAAAGCTCCCGTTGCGCCTTCCATGTAAGGTGATATATCCATCTCCAACCTTAGGCTCAAGGCCATGGATGACCGCATTCTCCACGAGGGGCTGCACCAGCAGACGCGGCACCTCCAGCCCTTCCATGTCCGCTTCGATGAAGACATTGTAGTGCAGCCGCTTCATCCGAAGGTTCTGAATCGCGAGGTAATTGTGTACAAGTTTAATCTCATCCTTTAATGTCGCGGAGGTTTTTTCCACTCGGGTTGTATAGCGGTAGTATTCTCCTAAGTTTAAAGACATGGCCATGACAGCATCCACTTCCCCAAGCGACGCCACATTCATGATGTAATACAAGCAGTTGTAGAGAAAATGGGGATTAATCTGCGCCTGAAGCTGCTTGAGGGTGGCTTCCCGGGACCGCAGCTTCTCTGCATAGACATTTTCAATTAGCACTTGGATTTCACTGGCCATTTCGTTGAAGCTGAGAAACAGATACTCGAAGTCCATGCCCGACCGGACGGGGACCCGTATCCCATAGTTTCCTTTGCGCAGTCGTTGAACGGCATGAATCAGTTCCCTGATTGGGATCTGCACGTTGCGGTAGAGCAGCAATAAGGCTATGATCCCGAGTGCAACCGTCAAAGCTGCAGTGAAATAGAAAAGATTTCGGCTCGCATTTAGAGGGGAAATGACTTCGGCAATGGGAATAACCTGAACGGCAATCCACTCCAGGCTTGAGATCGGTGCTGCATTAATTAGATACTGGGCTTTATTAAGATTGATGACTTCGTTGGTGAACGATTTATCCTTGCTCTTGCTCACAATCTCTAGGAGCTGACCCAACTCCGCGGAAGAGCCTTTGCGGGAAAATATGGGGAGTTGTCCATCCTGATATAGGAATACCTCCCCGCGGTTGCCGGTTTTATTATACTGCTCTAGCACCGTCTGCAAGCTTTCCGCCGGAAAGGTGACCTGGGTGATGTGAAGAGCATTGATCGGATTGGTATCGACATAATAGGGCTCGTAACTCTGCCGTATAAACCGAGGCGCTCCGTTGGGCGGGGTCTGATAGATCCACTTGTTCCCGGGTACCGGAGTGAAGGGTTCGCTGCCGGACGTGTAATTAGGTTGGGCTGTAACCAACAGGTTCGAATGGGGGTAGTAGATACGAATGTCGTTGTCCCATTTGCTGGAAATGGATTGGAGCTGGAGCTTCTGAACAATGGTAGTATATAGGCTGTTGACCTCAAGGGGCGAAAAAGTGCTCTTAAAATCAAGTGATTGAACGGAGGGGTCACGGCCCGTCAGGTTTCCCAGCACTGCAAGCTGACTGACTTCCGCATTAAGCTGCTGGGTGAAGAACATCAACCGGTTGCGATTGGATTCCTGCAGCACATCCTTAACCACACGGTTGCTAACCAGATTGGTGTATGTGAATAGAAGGAGAATGGGGATTAGCAGCACAATCAGAAGTATCAACATTTTTCCAAATGTGTTGAGACGAAGTTTTCTTTCCATGGCAACCGCCCCCTTAAATAGTCCAAAAAACACTATCAATCACTAAATGTTATTCTATAACTTTCGTAACCCTGTTTCTATAATGAAAACATAAAGAACATAAATGTCAAGAACATTAAAGAGGAGAGAACCTAAATGGATGGAAGTATTGCCTCCCGGCTGCGGGATACTACAGGAAGCATAAGCAAGAAAAAAACAAGCGTTTATCAGCGCAATTGGCTGTTATATCTCATGGTGGCGCCTGCTGTTATTCTGACCCTGATTTTTGCTTATACTCCGATGTATGGAGTCGTTATTGCCTTCCAAAATTACGAGCCTTGGAAAGGGATAACCGGGTCGTCCTGGATCGGACTAGATAACTTTCGGAGTCTATGGGCCTTCAAGGATGTGAAGCAAGTCATCTGGAATACCTTTTTGATATCTGGTATGAAAATCGTTGCTGAATTGGTCGCCCCGTTCATTTTTGCTCTTTTGCTCAATGAAGTCCGCCACATGGCTTTCAAGCGTTGGGTTCAGACCCTAGTCTATCTTCCGCACTTTCTTTCCTGGGTTATTCTCGGGGGCATCTTGGTTGATTTGCTTTCGCCAAGCGGCGGATTGGTCAATCGGATACTGGGCCAATTCGGTGTATCGCCGATTTTCTTTTTGGGGGATGGCAATTGGTTCCGGTTTACGGTCGTAGTGAGCAACGTGTGGAAGGAATTCGGCTTCGCCACTATTATCTATCTGGCAGCCCTCGCCGGCATCAATCCCTCTCTGTACGAGGCAGCGGAGGTCGACGGGGCATCCCGGTTGCAGCAAACCTTTTATGTTACCGTTCCCAGTCTGCTTCCCCTTATGATGGTTTTGGGTACGTTGTCCCTCGGCAATATTCTAAATGCTGGCTTTGACCAGATCTTCAACCTATACAGCTCGCTAGTATACAGCAAAGGCGACATCATCGACACGTATGTGTACCGGATGGGCCTGGTGAACGGTCAATTCAGCTTTGGGGTTGCCTTCGGGTTGTTCAAGTCAGTCATTTCCACCGTCTTCATCGTCATCAGTTACCGGTTGGCCTACCGCTACGGTAATTACCGGATATTTTAAGGAGGGTTGCACCATGTACTATAAATCAAAATCTTACCGGATTTTCGCCATATGCAATACGCTGCTCCTCGCCATCCTGTCCATCATGTGCATCCTGCCCATGATCCACGTGCTGGCTGTATCCTTCAGCGGGAAGGCGGCGGTCAGCGGCAATTTAGTCAACCTGTGGCCAATCGACTTTAACCTGGATGCGTACCGCAAAACAGTGGCAAACCCAGCGTTCATCAACTCCATACTCGTGTCGGTGGAACGAGTCGTACTGGGAACCACGGTTGGCATGCTAGTCATTCTTGTGGGCGCTTATCCCTTGTCCAAGGAAAGGAATGTGTTCCGCTTCCGTTCCATCTTTATGTGGTTCTTCGTCTTTACGATGCTCTTCAACGGGGGGATTATTCCCTCGTATATCCTGATAACTAAGCTGCATCTAATGAATTCCATTTGGGCATTGGTGCTTCCTGGAGCCGTCTCAGTGTTCAACATGATTATGCTCATGAATTTTTATCGGAATGTTCCGAAGGAGCTGGAGGAAGCTTCCTTGATTGACGGGGCAAACCATCTTCAAACAATGTGGAACGTATATCTTCCGATATCCATGCCTGCCATCGCCACCCTGTCGCTATTCACGATCGTGGGCCATTGGAATAGCTGGTTTGACGGTTTGATCTACGTAACGAAGCCCAGCAATTACCCATTGGCGACCTATCTCCAAACCATCGTAGTAGAAAAGGATTTGAGCAAGCTTATCCAAAGCGCCAACGATATGGAGAAGTTGACACAAAGGTCGATCAAGGCCGCACAGATCTTCATTGCGGCGGTGCCGGTCTTGATTGTGTATCCGTTTCTCCAGCGTCATTTCGTTAAAGGGATCGTTCTCGGGGCAGTCAAAGAATAAAAATGAATGGCCTATGCCGATTGGCTATTGCGATTCCAGTGGACTAGGCTCATTTTTTCGGTTGGAGATTTTATAAGGAAGGAAAGGTTACTCTATGATCAGCCTTCGGCAGGCCAGAGTTATGAACACGTTCGAGGAGTGGGTGAAAGTGGGTTTGGCCACCGGCATCTCTGTCGCAGCAGACAGAAGAGGAGTTCCCACGGTCCGTTATGTCGCAGGGGAGGTCAGCGGGCAAACATTGAACAACGATTCACTGTTCAATGTTGGATCGGTAACGAAGCCAATTACAGCAGCCCTGCTAATGAAGCTGCTGGAGCTGGGTGAAATCACCTTGCATGATCCGGTTCAGCGGTTTATCCCCGAGTTCCGATTCAGCGAGGTAGAGCTCCTGCATCTGCTTGTCCATACGGCGGGGTTCGATGAAAATACGTCCATAACATGGCCGAAAAGCGGCACTGAGAGGGAATATCTGAACGCCATTTACGCCATTGACCGGCTGGGTTATCCGATGGGTGAACGCAATGTTTATTTTTCCTTTGGATATTCCATTCTGATGGACGTGCTGGAGCGGGTATCTGGCTGCTCCCTGGAGATGTTCGCCCGTATGATGCTGTTTGAACCTCTTGGCATGGAATGTACCACCTTCTCCGAAGCCCTTACCCGTTCGGCTATCGTGCCTCTTCACCCTGACACTATGGAAACAGATGCGGACAAGATGGGCCTGGGCATAACGGGAGACAGCGGATTGTACAGTAACCCAGAGGAGCTGCTCCGGTTTGGACAGATGCTTCTCCAAGGGGGAGAGTGGGAAGGCAAGAAGATTTACGCGGAATCCACCGTGGACCTGATGTTCCGGGAAGTGACAGGCGGCGTGTTCGGCAGGACCCCTGTTTTCTGGAAGAAAACCGAACGTGATCTTCACAGGACTACCAACATCGACGTTCACCGCTGTTTTGCCGATTTGCATACACCGAACGCTGTCGGACACAACGGTTTCAGCGGCTGCATGTTCGCTGTGGATCCCGGTTTGGACTCCGTGATTGTGATTTGTACGGGCAGCCAGCGGGTCAATTCTGACGGCCGGAATTACAAACGCTTGATGAACCAGATTTTGTCCCTGGGGTGA
This window encodes:
- a CDS encoding response regulator transcription factor gives rise to the protein MHHIMIVDDEHTVVDGLAYRIPWEEAGIGTVHKAYSGYEALAIASKESVDIVLTDIRMPGMDGLDLIRHIRFLKPRAKIILLSGHAEFEYAQSAIQLGADHYMIKPVRDEELLETLIRLSQELSQEWEEIASHRRALASLQEHTPAIRAALLEDLLHGRKFSGNALQEKLKDLGLPFHSGGEVCVMLIRLEEPFHTYDRQSLSLMEYAIGNIAEEIMRDTCQLWLGKESHDYLVLLVKGHSSNKPADHTGTGSKPNLELMAGTLQENVKKYLHGDVSIALSSWGLFPHHLPECYQKVLLEMRRNVSSVGGLLIATHPEYPKPEQETKGMQSLYEPPTLLNLLEAGRWDAAMERLDDIFTELEAHWQHSQEHWLEVGSTLLSTYLNLAHKNGKRLHELSGDTFNPLLEQDKIRSIKQLRQASVEQLQRLRQDMEQETRSARSSLVAQIQLYVEQHLSEDVSLQAIADQVFLNPGYLSKIFKLETGENISDYLYRLRMDRAVVMLQQTPMKIYQISEKLGYQNTPYFIKVFKKYFGVTPQEYRDRQ
- a CDS encoding sensor histidine kinase: MERKLRLNTFGKMLILLIVLLIPILLLFTYTNLVSNRVVKDVLQESNRNRLMFFTQQLNAEVSQLAVLGNLTGRDPSVQSLDFKSTFSPLEVNSLYTTIVQKLQLQSISSKWDNDIRIYYPHSNLLVTAQPNYTSGSEPFTPVPGNKWIYQTPPNGAPRFIRQSYEPYYVDTNPINALHITQVTFPAESLQTVLEQYNKTGNRGEVFLYQDGQLPIFSRKGSSAELGQLLEIVSKSKDKSFTNEVINLNKAQYLINAAPISSLEWIAVQVIPIAEVISPLNASRNLFYFTAALTVALGIIALLLLYRNVQIPIRELIHAVQRLRKGNYGIRVPVRSGMDFEYLFLSFNEMASEIQVLIENVYAEKLRSREATLKQLQAQINPHFLYNCLYYIMNVASLGEVDAVMAMSLNLGEYYRYTTRVEKTSATLKDEIKLVHNYLAIQNLRMKRLHYNVFIEADMEGLEVPRLLVQPLVENAVIHGLEPKVGDGYITLHGRRNGSFWQIAVEDNGVGMSIGAISRLSERLQNELEGDMGCGLWNVHQRLRIQYGDQAGLRIEARHKGGMRFVLQWPA
- a CDS encoding ABC transporter permease yields the protein MDGSIASRLRDTTGSISKKKTSVYQRNWLLYLMVAPAVILTLIFAYTPMYGVVIAFQNYEPWKGITGSSWIGLDNFRSLWAFKDVKQVIWNTFLISGMKIVAELVAPFIFALLLNEVRHMAFKRWVQTLVYLPHFLSWVILGGILVDLLSPSGGLVNRILGQFGVSPIFFLGDGNWFRFTVVVSNVWKEFGFATIIYLAALAGINPSLYEAAEVDGASRLQQTFYVTVPSLLPLMMVLGTLSLGNILNAGFDQIFNLYSSLVYSKGDIIDTYVYRMGLVNGQFSFGVAFGLFKSVISTVFIVISYRLAYRYGNYRIF
- a CDS encoding carbohydrate ABC transporter permease, whose product is MYYKSKSYRIFAICNTLLLAILSIMCILPMIHVLAVSFSGKAAVSGNLVNLWPIDFNLDAYRKTVANPAFINSILVSVERVVLGTTVGMLVILVGAYPLSKERNVFRFRSIFMWFFVFTMLFNGGIIPSYILITKLHLMNSIWALVLPGAVSVFNMIMLMNFYRNVPKELEEASLIDGANHLQTMWNVYLPISMPAIATLSLFTIVGHWNSWFDGLIYVTKPSNYPLATYLQTIVVEKDLSKLIQSANDMEKLTQRSIKAAQIFIAAVPVLIVYPFLQRHFVKGIVLGAVKE
- a CDS encoding serine hydrolase domain-containing protein, with product MNTFEEWVKVGLATGISVAADRRGVPTVRYVAGEVSGQTLNNDSLFNVGSVTKPITAALLMKLLELGEITLHDPVQRFIPEFRFSEVELLHLLVHTAGFDENTSITWPKSGTEREYLNAIYAIDRLGYPMGERNVYFSFGYSILMDVLERVSGCSLEMFARMMLFEPLGMECTTFSEALTRSAIVPLHPDTMETDADKMGLGITGDSGLYSNPEELLRFGQMLLQGGEWEGKKIYAESTVDLMFREVTGGVFGRTPVFWKKTERDLHRTTNIDVHRCFADLHTPNAVGHNGFSGCMFAVDPGLDSVIVICTGSQRVNSDGRNYKRLMNQILSLG